Proteins encoded within one genomic window of Alcanivorax sp. REN37:
- the fmt gene encoding methionyl-tRNA formyltransferase: MTPLRIVFAGTPDFAALSLAALLASRHQVVAVLTQPDRPAGRGRTLTPSDVKVLAEQHQLPVLQPTTLRDADIGAQLASFDADVMVVVAYGLLIPQAILDLPRHGCINVHGSLLPRWRGAAPVHRAIAAGDDESGVTIMQMEAGLDTGPMLHKVATPITASDTGGSLYQRIAELGAAALVTVLDDLAQFQVGAEVQPEQGVSYAHKLGKQEAELDWQQDAEQLARTVRAFNPWPVAQVPFGDQRLRVWQAHAGPGSGAPGTLLSVSPDSLEVACGQGSLHITEAQLPGKKAQPVKDLLSGRAHLLRPGQLLADGFGSAS, translated from the coding sequence GTGACGCCCTTGCGTATTGTGTTCGCCGGCACGCCGGATTTTGCCGCGCTCAGCCTGGCGGCGCTGCTGGCCAGTCGCCACCAGGTGGTGGCGGTGCTGACCCAGCCCGACCGCCCCGCCGGCCGTGGCCGCACCCTGACCCCCAGTGACGTCAAGGTGCTGGCCGAACAACACCAGCTACCCGTGCTGCAACCGACCACCCTGCGCGACGCAGACATTGGTGCCCAGCTCGCCAGTTTTGATGCTGATGTAATGGTGGTGGTGGCCTACGGCCTGCTGATCCCACAGGCGATCCTCGATTTACCGCGCCATGGCTGCATCAACGTGCACGGCTCGCTGCTGCCGCGCTGGCGCGGCGCCGCGCCGGTGCACCGCGCCATTGCCGCTGGCGACGACGAAAGTGGCGTCACCATCATGCAGATGGAAGCCGGGCTCGATACCGGCCCGATGCTGCACAAGGTCGCCACGCCGATCACCGCCTCCGACACCGGCGGCAGCCTCTACCAACGCATCGCTGAGCTCGGCGCCGCTGCGCTGGTGACGGTGCTGGATGATCTAGCCCAATTCCAAGTCGGCGCCGAAGTGCAGCCGGAGCAGGGCGTCAGCTACGCCCACAAACTCGGCAAGCAAGAAGCGGAGCTGGATTGGCAGCAGGACGCCGAGCAGCTGGCCCGCACCGTGCGCGCCTTCAATCCGTGGCCGGTGGCGCAAGTGCCGTTCGGTGACCAGCGACTGCGAGTGTGGCAGGCCCATGCAGGACCAGGCAGCGGTGCCCCCGGCACGCTGCTGAGCGTCTCGCCGGACTCTCTAGAAGTCGCTTGCGGCCAAGGCAGCCTGCACATCACTGAGGCCCAGCTGCCTGGCAAAAAAGCGCAGCCAGTCAAAGACCTGCTGAGCGGCCGTGCCCACTTGCTGCGCCCCGGCCAGTTGCTGGCTGACGGCTTCGGCAGCGCCTCATGA
- the def gene encoding peptide deformylase, with the protein MAVLDILEFPDPRLRTVAKPVEKVDDELRKLIDDMFETMYDASGIGLAATQVNVHQQVIVIDVSEERNEPLHFINPQLLPLTEDLQRYDEGCLSVPGFYETVERPSRVRVRALNRDGDAFEMDCEGLLAICIQHEVDHLAGKLFVDHISRLKRDRIKKKIEKVQRTRA; encoded by the coding sequence ATGGCTGTACTGGACATCCTCGAATTCCCTGATCCTCGCCTGCGCACGGTAGCAAAGCCGGTGGAAAAGGTGGATGACGAGCTTCGCAAACTGATTGATGACATGTTCGAGACCATGTACGACGCCTCAGGCATTGGACTGGCCGCCACTCAGGTGAATGTGCATCAGCAAGTGATCGTTATCGACGTGTCGGAAGAGCGCAACGAGCCGCTGCATTTCATTAATCCGCAGCTGCTGCCGCTCACCGAGGACCTGCAACGCTACGACGAAGGCTGTCTGTCGGTGCCCGGCTTCTACGAAACCGTGGAGCGCCCATCGCGGGTACGGGTGCGTGCCCTTAATCGCGATGGCGACGCCTTCGAGATGGATTGCGAGGGCCTGCTCGCAATCTGCATCCAGCACGAAGTCGATCATTTGGCCGGCAAGCTGTTCGTCGACCACATCTCGCGGCTCAAGCGCGACCGCATCAAGAAGAAGATCGAGAAAGTCCAGCGTACCCGCGCCTGA